cagaagtgatgacgtcgatcgcctaattatgcaggcgtAAATTGAGACTTTttgtgacagtctcgaggcggtcaatttgaccgttgcgtttttgtgagaaaatggcggcggtgtacacGGACATACGGCTGAGGCGGCTCCGCttgcgcgagcaacggcgaatgagggcgcacgaagacgcgcttGACTTGCCGGATGAGCTGTTTCGACACCTTCTTCGACTGGAGATGCAGACTGTGGAGCGGCTTGCGACGAAGTCGTGGATGAACTTAGAGCAAATTTgcttgcgagcgcgctgtcggtgcagTGGAAGGTGGTGTGTGCcctgcggttctttgctaccggcggtggtggtggtggaaactttattagacacaagAGAGTTTaagacgcgcaggtccttggtcccccgcacggccccacggcactcaaacgttcatgtcccggaggctcataacgctggcagcccggcctgtggccgggtcctcggagcgaagcagggtctcccaagcctcccaagcggtaaggtgctccaggcacCGCGGGGGAGGATCTGCCGGGCAGacgaaaaggatatgatcgagagtggctttggggtggtggcagagggtacaggaggggtttgtgtggacttggtgatagcgcgagcgtatatatggagagggtaaggtgcgtgtttggagccgcctccaaagtgtctggtgataattgtcaaTGGAGGGATGGGGTGGGAGGTACAGCCtgcgctcggctttgcaggcctgcgtcagttcactgaaggaatgcatgcgcttccgtgagaaccccagatcggaggccgccggtgcccggtggagagaacctcgggctaaagcgtcaGCCTCATTTCCCGGATTCCCGGAGTGGTCAGGCatccatatgagctccatgtggcggggcggttgtgcggcgagggagttcagtatgcaaATGCAGGGATGTGCAATCTACCGCgggcaaaatttagtatggcagtatTAGAGTCCGATAGTAGATACCAGGCCTCCGTGCGCgcgatggctagggcaatagggGCCTGCTCAGCTTCCTCAGAAGTGGTAGTGGGGGATACGTGAAGGGTGGCAATCcgttgtaggggggggggggggttagtgaTGGCTACAACCCCGTCCTCGCCcttgcatgcggcatccacccacacggcatccggttccatgccatattGTTTGTGGAACGCCCGTGCGCgggctctgcggcggggttcgaggtatgtggggtgcatgttttggggagaggtttaataagttgTTCGCGGTGAATATGGTGGGGGACTTGGAGCTGTGTGTGATCCGTGGCTGGTAAcctgataccgagggtgtgtaggatgtgtctgccggtggtggctctcgcgagacgtatgtattgtgtctgtcggtgggtcTGGACAAGCTCACCTATTCTGTTCTGTAGGCCTAGTTGGAAGaatttttcggttgaggtatttaggggtaagtgtagtgctgtcttaaatgctgttccggtcatggcatccagggtagatatttctgtgccctggagtttcaggtaagggagtgtgaagagaaagcggctgaggctttcaagctgccgttggttacgaggcgcacgtcggcatcgcagaACCGATAGGAAGTAAATGCGTGCGGCAGGCGTTGGGGccaatctgcaaagttagcgcgcaaaaGGGGTAGGCTCCCatggtcacctctgtgccacataaaTCAAACGCGcctatgctggcaaagcactttttttttccccagcaaATCGTACTTCGTAGttgtcttctgtttcccaagggaaaagaaacagacaaccacacatgacatactgcaacacctcaccttttgccatttttgtcatcgatcgaaagagcctaACAACACAGAGTTctacaagttgtcttcgtcgatttcgttagCAAGCGCTTCTTGCATGTTTGCAAGTTCGCTAGGTAGGCACGtatagccttcactgcattcgttgaaataaATTCTGCGCATTAAGGTCAACCGCCGAGTAGCTTGATTTAAGACGACGCGTAACAAACAATAATACGGcatggaatcggctgctttcatgcaaagcggcttgacgttttaccaaTCCTACCGCCGTCAGCGCTTCCCCGCGGCAGCTAAAGTTaaccaccagccaatttaatagcacaacttcaaaCGCTTtatgttttgcttaatattttcaaacTTTAAACAGtatgttttgacaaaataaaaaattAGTCATTTTGATcgctgcttatttcttatttctttttacaacaATTTAGCAGACGGTCCCTCACCCTGAAAAAAATGCTCTCGGGgcaccgccctgctgtaattgccTGATTCCTCtttgcgtcaagcggtgacgtctcatcgttttctcattttgacgtcactgtcaataacttttgaaaGAATTTGTGACAGTCACGCAATACGACTCCTGGACTGCGCGCATGATAAACAACTATTCTCTGTACTGAGGGGGGCTATCCGATGCACCTCAGCACACACGTGTAGAGTGGATGAAATTTTCTTGACTCTCGGATATATATTGATTATTGCTGCTTCATATGAGGGCCTGAAATGAAATGTTCTATATTCGCAAACGATTacatgtaatatttttttttactttacgttctgccttgtcaaaacataattGGCTTCATTCATtcggaaatggtttggtttggttttatgaggtttactTTTCTGAAGCCACTCAAGCTGTGAAGAACGCCATCGAGAAGGgacccggaaatttcgaccacatggggaccttcaacgtccactgacatcgcacagtacacggccctctagcatttcgcctccatcgaaatgctaccgcggccgccgggatcgaactcgcgtttttcgggccagcagtcgagcaccataatgactgacccaccgcggcggcgatcCGAAAATGATCAAACCAAAAGCTCTAAAGTGGCGTTCACATGAACGAAGGTTCTAACAATAAGTGTCAAAACCGACATGTTGAGTGCTGCAGTGAACACGTTAACAAATGTCTAAAGGCAGGCTGGAAGGAAAAGAAAGTCTATTCAGGAGCTACCTGTCATTCTCGGCTTGTGTCTATAATTATGAGAATTGCGCTAATTATTTACCTAATTATCTAAATTTACTGATGAAGTGACCTTTCAATTAGAACAGCGTTGTGCTTACTGTGAATGGCGAGAGTTCAGCAACGAAGGAAGCGATGTTATGTAAGTTTTTAGAGAGAAGAAAAAGTCGTTCTCTAAAACCATACACCGCCAGGAAATCTGGTGCTTTTTTTCCGCACAAAGGCGAAACATAGTGTGTGAGATGGGCAGGAAGTTCACTGCAGACACAACGTCCACTGCTCTCTTAACACGAATAAGCTTATGTgggagtagagagagagagagagagggagtaaGCTGGCCTGTAGCACACTctcttttaggggcagggtatgccgCCCAAGTGCGGGGCTaggatttcgatcactaaatatgcGGAATGCTTGCTCATGGAGATGCAGGCTTATTTACGCCGCAAATCATAGTAAATGGATGCGCTCAGGAATGAAAAGACTGTTAAAAGTGGCACAGGAGATACGGAGGTCGGCAAATAAAGGAAGTTGAAACCTCGGTCAAAATATTTGTAACTTCCAAAACAATCGCATGTTttgaagataataataataattggttttgggggaaaggaaaaggcgcagtatctgtctcatatatcgttggacacttgaaccgcgccgtaagggaagggataaaggagggagtgaaagaagaaaggaagaataggtgccgtagtggagggctccggaataatttcgaccacctggggatctttaacgtgcactgacatcgcacagcacactggcgccttagcgtttttcctccataaaaatgcagccgccgcggtcgggttcgtaacccgggaactccggatcagtagtcgagcgccctaaccactgagctaccgtggcggGTTGTTCATTGAGTGTACACATCAATGTTTTACGTTTCGACGGATGGACAATTTCGTGCGCTGTTTATGTGGAAGCGAATATTTAAATCATTCGCCAGACAGTGATGGTGTCAAAGTGCGCAAAGTTCTGTTTTGATCAATGGTGACGTTCGCATTTGATTCTGGAATATATACGCTGTACACTATATATGTAGTGGACTTCGTCTCACTGATCAAATGTGCTATTAAATGTTCCgttttattttctgtttctcCCTATTCGAAGGCAAAGCAGACGTTCTCAGATTTCACATCTGCACTGTAGCCTTTCCCACATTTTGTTTTCATTCTCATTTTTCCACTTCTCAGGAAGGCCTTTATAACTACCAACATTACATGCTTCTATGTCCTTGCATTGCCTTACATTTATGTAGGCATTGCTTAGTTGGTGTGGGCGTGCATGCCCGTGCTGTAACAGTAGTCTAGCAAATCTTCCAAATGTGTGAATAAATAGGCAGATTACGACTGTGGAACGTGCCGTTATCAATTCCGGTGCCTTAAGTGGGAGCTGGCGGAAATATATTATGTGTGGTGTATGGGTTgcaagggacaccgtagtggaggacccTGGATTAATTTCAATGACCTGTGCTTGAATGTTCGCAAAAATCGCACAGCAAATGGCTGTTCTTTGCACTTCACCTGCGACGAaaagcagccgccgaggtcgggacTTCATCCCGTGTCACCTGGTTCTGCAGGCGTAACTCCGAAatcactgaggcaccgcggtgggtgtttgaaaataaaaattataaaagAAGGTGCAGGAGGATAAAGGATAGAGAaccatacacacacgcacgcacacaccgtGGTCCGGCTTAGTTGCGCATCTATTGCTCGTGTATTTCACGGGTCTTTTTACCTAATCCCTGCCAGAGGTAAAAGTGTTGTGTCGGGTTTCGTTTCGGTCTTCGGATGCGGATGGGTGCAGCCGCGTAGTGGGAGTATCTGGAACTACACGTGAACGCTCCCCATTGCGTCGATGGATGGCGCCACATCCTTGACAAGCCCTGATCACGTGGACAGCGTGTTCGCGCCGAGTGAGTGTGTGGTCGCCATCTCCGGCAAAGCTACGTTCATTATGTTTACTATGTGCGGAATAAACTAATTCCCAGTACGTAACATTAAGTATCATAATTTCGCTTTTAATTTCGAGTAGGTCCTGTCGCAGTGGCACGAAAATTAAAATCATAAACGGGAAATATGAATACAGGTACGTTGTGGCCGTAGGCCAACAGGCGTTCCTTGCAAATTCCTTGAATTCCTTGGATTCTCTGGGCTGGGATGTTTCAAAGCTAGCGCAAGCTAGTCTCTCATATAACATAAATAACTGGCGTCAGCGCGATTTCTGTGTCTCCTCACGTAGCCTAATCAGTTACACTGTTTGAATCTAACGCATTGCCGGCATGCTTTCTTCGCAGATGCACGTTGGAAAGAGTAGTATGGACGAGGAGCGCTGGCAAGAAATGTTGACCAAGTTGGATCTTGAGCGCGAGTGCTCAGCATCCTCAGAGGGCACCTGTTGGCTTTGTGACGAACTAGAAAACTGGAACAGTGTCCTAAATGCTGTGCAACTTGACCTCAATGAATGGCAAGTAGGAAAGCTGAAACTTCGCACTCAAGAAAGATGCCCCTCTGAAGACTTCGACAAGTTGAATGCTTCATACAATGCAGCTTATTTCTTGGCATGGCTGCCAAAAAAGCACAGTTGTATCGACGCAATCAGCCTGGGAAGAGGATGTCCGCGTCCGTATGGCACCACTGTTCCTGACTCCATCACAGCACATGCATCGAATTTGCGTCACGTCTCCATAACAGGAGATGAAACTTTTGATTGGTCTATAGTCCTCGATGCTCTACTCCCTATACAGCAACTGGAATCGCTTAAAGTTAGACGCCTGGTCACATTCAGCAGAGGGTTAGCAGTAAAGCTGGCTCAAATTCTATCAGCCAACTCCAGTTCAGTCAATACAATAGCCGTGTCGGAAGTCTTCATGTCTCGCAGTGCCTCCGACATTCTTGTGAACGGCATTACAAAGTGTGAGAACCTTCGGCTGCTATCATTAGGTGTTAGTTTACAACCTGCCGGGTTGAGAGACTTCCTGACATTTTTGCGATCTGCACAGACGTTGCACACGTTGCATCTGCCGGAAGAGATTGCGAGTAATGGCTGCACCACGGAAGCAGAAAACGACGACCAGCCGTTGGATGATGCATCACTCCAAGCGCTGAATAGCGACTTCTTCGAGGATCCCTTGACAATGATTCTGACAGAACTCGAATACAACAATGGAGTGACTTGTCTGACAATATCTGGCTGCGATACGGACCCTATCCACATCGACTCTCCCATGGGGGCTCTGCTCAAGTCAGTGTTGTGCAAAAATCGATGCCTTCGTGTATTGGCCCTGCAAGGCTGCTATATTGACTGTGATGGTGCTCGACAAATATCCGAAGGGCTTCGGGAGAACACCACACTACAATGCCTTAATGTGTCTGCCTCCGATGTGGAATCCTCGCCAGTACAAATCCTCTGCAGTGCATTGAAACAAAATAAGTCTTTGAGCCTTCTGAAGATCGGCTTCTGTATGTCAACACCAAGTGAACGGTAAGCCGGATATTACTTAAAGATAATCTAATATTGTCTGTGCGTTTATCGCTGCCATTACCACTTTCTTTAAAAAGTAAAAATCTTTGGATTCAAAATAAGGTTAAGGTAATTTACTCATTCATTTGCgctgggaaagaagaaaaaactaagTTTTTAGAAGAATAAGGGCTGAAAATGGCTGTGTCGTAAAATTGCAGCTAAGCTGCATTTTTTACCAGCACGTTTCAAATCAGAATGAACGCACTTGACAACAGTGAGCAGAATGTGAAGTCGTAGAGTGCGCAAATTATTAATGCCTTTTTCCTCTGACCACCAGTCTATTGCATGCTTTGCTTAAAATAATTTTGTTAAAGTGAAAAATTGTCCAAATGCTCTTATTGAGCCCCTTGCAACAAGGCATGCTACGGGTTGTGCACGCAACTTTTCAAAAATTTTCTCCAAGTGTCTAGCGTTATTTTCACATAGTGATGCCAGCTACATTCAAATCCCAGCTAGAAAGAATGGCAGGGCGATTTCGTGTTtagaaaaaagaatgttttccAAATCAAAGTAATAGAGAAGGATGTCGCGATGTACTATGGCGCGCCTTTTAAGTGCTCTCTGGtgatgacgttttttttttcctggaacgCGGGGCAATATATTAATAAGGGCATTGTGCCTAAGTTTTTGTTCCCGGAAGAGCTTCGGATGATAAGGAAAATAATTAATTGATCATAAATGTGTTATAGCCAAATGAGGGTGAAAACCCATGGGCACAAATGTGTGCGGTGTGCATTTTGAACCATTACGCTGATTTTCTGATATGGAACTCTATTGTATACACACagattttcagatttttctcgacAGTAGAACATAATGCGTGTCTAAAACAGTTATATGGAGAATAAAAATCATCGAATACCAATAAAACTGAATTGGGTGACGTTTCCTATGCTTTAATTATCTTTGCAAACTTGATGTCGGTTAAGCTCGTAATGATCTATGTTTTAATGATTCTCCATACAATTTACAACTTCTTTTATCAGTTGTTTGTAAGTAACTAGAGAGAATTTCATCTTTCGCCGGTGCTTATTTACACGGAAGTGCATAGTGTTGTAGTTCCAGTTCTGCTTTTTAAATGACGAGGATTTCTACAGTCCAAACACTCACTTAAGTTTTTAAAGGATTTTTTATCTTCCCCTCGGTTACTGAATATATTTATTAATTGCATTAGTGCTGAATATTGAAGGTGCGGTTTGGCACTAGGACATTGCCTTTGTTTTATTTGTGACAGGGTTCTGCATAACCATAGGTTTTCTGTGCTGTAGACTTCTTAAGTGGTCCCTTCCTAAATTAAGAAGGTTGGTGGTTTACAATGTTTAGCAGCATATGATTCGGAGAGTCCTGTGGTATTGTAAATGTGTTACCGTCGGTCATTCGTGTGTGTACACATGAACAGTTCgcgagttcttttttttcttttgcggattTGTCTCTGTCTTGCAGGAAGGCATTGTCCACTGAGCTAGCCAGAAACCAGTGGTATCGTCGTGTGCAGCTTCGCTGGAAAGACATGGACACTGGAGGTCTCATTTCTGCCATGTCGGATCCATTGCTCTGTCCCACTGAGCTGCAACTTCACACCAATGAATTCTCACCCGAATCTTTCTCTGCTCTTTGCTCTGCGCTGAGTTGCAATCTCTGTGTCAAGGAGTTAACAGTGTGCCTGTGGGAAGTCACTTCAACACACGTCGCCTCCCTGCGCTCAATGCTTGAGAAAAATTATTCTCTGAAATCCCTCACGCTGAGTGATAGGAACAGAAAACCTGGCTTCGCTGTAATGGTATCGCAGGGCCTTTACTCTAACAAGTCCGTTACAAACCTTGCACTACAGTGTGATGAGATGAGCACCGAGTCTACAGAGCTGCTAGCAACACTTCTCAAGACAAATGAAAACCTTCATAAGATGGTCTTGTCATGCAGACGTGGGCTGACTCCTGACAGCCTTGATGCCATATCTCAAGCACTGCTTCAGAATCTTTTCATCACAGAGGTGAACGTTGGCTGCATAACTCCAGCCATTAGGTTAGCTATCCAGCGTAATGTGTCGTCCCTCCACCGTGCTGCTAAATTTGTACTGAGGCAGGATGTTGGAAAATCGTGCGCCGAAGCATTCGAGCTTCTCGAGTCAAAAGCATCCTTAATTTCGTGTCTGAAATCAACCTCAAGGATGAGTGAAACAGAAGCAAAAGCTGCTGTTAAGACAGCACGGAAGTTTATCTGGAGCAATTATCTCTTCATTAACCAGATAGTATCTCGCAAACTAGAGTGCCATGCTGGAGAAGGCACTCAAATAGACAAGCTCAATTTCGAGTGTTGGATTGCTATCACAAAACATCTCAGGGTTTCTGATGTCTCTCATTGAATGTGCTAGGAAGCTTCCCTTAGCAGCAGTCTGTGGCATTGCTCGTGCGAGTCTGGCTCTGCAGCCAATAGCAGTTTTAAATACTGCTTCCAGATCATGTTTAGCATGCAATATCGGCTGAATACAAATCAAAACATGTTCATGCGTTGTGTGTATATGATATGTTGTCAACGTGTAAACTTTTAGTGGGTGGATGCGTTTTGCGTCCATTGCATTCTGTACACTACGGTACGTAGACCGGACGACCAGTTAAAATTAAATTCTTCTGTAAATAACATTGCCAGGTGGTGCGAAACATGGGGAATAGAAATTAATATCAACAAAACGTCTTGCATCTCATTTACCCGTAAAAAAGTGCCTCTTGTATATTCCTACAACTTATCAGGATCTAACATAATGAGGGTGGATACGGTGAAATATTTAGGCGTTACATTTACCCATAAGCTAAGCTGGAGCACGCATATATCCAATACGTGTGCAAAAGCATTCAAACAGCTGGGGTTCCTCCGTAGAAAACTGTCAGCAGCTCCTCCTCATGTAAAGTTAACAGCCTATAATACCCTCATAAGGCCCATCCTTGAATACGGCACCATCATTTGGAGCCCCCATCAGTCTTACCTCAGCGATCAactcgaaaaaattcaaaataaggcCCTCCGGTTTATTTACTCCTGCTACTCACGTCATGACCGCATATCTTCCCTGCGAGCTAAAGCGCGTATCCCTACCCTTGCTTGTTGGCGACGCGTTGCTTcgatgaagtttctttttattctttacaatgaTCGCATAAGACTTGATAAAAATCAGTACATCAAGGCACCTTATCATCGTTCGAAGCGATTAAACCATGAAAAGTGCATGAGACCCATCCCAACGCGATGTAACAcatataaattctcattttttccgttagccattgaagaatggaataatctgcctcacgaattcatgaacgacgtctctcttgatatctttttgaaaaacgtagagtcgttttttggaaaacagaatttacaataaaaagagcaaaagagcatcgtgttgacctgattgtatcgcttcgtggtttcgtcgttctcctttccagtgttttaaatgcatcaaaatgaacgtgtatagcaatgcgcatgtcctttgaccgttgatggtctcagcctacttgctatggtcttttctactgcaggcgcatgttttgtatctcgtgtatgttatactggatatgctattgtttgtataattgttccattattttgcccactcctgtaagagcctaactaggcttacagtatgcttaaataaaaaaaaagtatgtcGTTTGTTCACGAGACAGCGATGGTGAAAAAATGCGAGAAGTCGTGTTGTGACGAGCAGTGATGTTCGCATTCGATTTCAAACCTATGTTGTGGACCATACATATTGCGGAGATGTGTTCTTTGGCAAGCGTATTCTAAGTGTTCTTTTCAGTCTGTGTTTCTTTCTTACGGGGAGGTAACGTAATCATTCTCTAAAAATTTCAGCTCAGCACTGTAatcttttatattttttgtattttcattTCTGCATTTTTTATCAAAGCGTTTTGACGACCATCAAATGTCTCTGTGTCCTCGCATTGCATAGCGGTATCTAGCTCATTGGCGACTTCACATTTGTGGTTGTGTATGTCTGTATGCCCGTGTAATAAACAGCAGTCGTGAAAATGTTTGCAATATGTGAGTAAAATGAACGTATCAGCTTTCTGCGAACCATACAGCTGGTAATCGACCTAGCATTGTC
This portion of the Amblyomma americanum isolate KBUSLIRL-KWMA chromosome 10, ASM5285725v1, whole genome shotgun sequence genome encodes:
- the LOC144107817 gene encoding NACHT, LRR and PYD domains-containing protein 14-like, producing the protein MHVGKSSMDEERWQEMLTKLDLERECSASSEGTCWLCDELENWNSVLNAVQLDLNEWQVGKLKLRTQERCPSEDFDKLNASYNAAYFLAWLPKKHSCIDAISLGRGCPRPYGTTVPDSITAHASNLRHVSITGDETFDWSIVLDALLPIQQLESLKVRRLVTFSRGLAVKLAQILSANSSSVNTIAVSEVFMSRSASDILVNGITKCENLRLLSLGVSLQPAGLRDFLTFLRSAQTLHTLHLPEEIASNGCTTEAENDDQPLDDASLQALNSDFFEDPLTMILTELEYNNGVTCLTISGCDTDPIHIDSPMGALLKSVLCKNRCLRVLALQGCYIDCDGARQISEGLRENTTLQCLNVSASDVESSPVQILCSALKQNKSLSLLKIGFCMSTPSERKALSTELARNQWYRRVQLRWKDMDTGGLISAMSDPLLCPTELQLHTNEFSPESFSALCSALSCNLCVKELTVCLWEVTSTHVASLRSMLEKNYSLKSLTLSDRNRKPGFAVMVSQGLYSNKSVTNLALQCDEMSTESTELLATLLKTNENLHKMVLSCRRGLTPDSLDAISQALLQNLFITEVNVGCITPAIRLAIQRNVSSLHRAAKFVLRQDVGKSCAEAFELLESKASLISCLKSTSRMSETEAKAAVKTARKFIWSNYLFINQIVSRKLECHAGEGTQIDKLNFECWIAITKHLRVSDVSH